The Alosa sapidissima isolate fAloSap1 chromosome 6, fAloSap1.pri, whole genome shotgun sequence genome window below encodes:
- the slc25a47a gene encoding solute carrier family 25 member 47-A isoform X2, translating into MHFADFLAGSVGGACGVAVGYPFDTVKVRIQTQKQFSGIWQCFEKTLEKEGVHGFFKGMSLPVTTVSMTSSVVFGTYRNCLQCLSQFHGLGAPNTKLDVFLSGLAGGVAQCQTESMRGGGGRGGTNLAKPKYRGPVHCLVSIVCEDGPRGLYKGALPLALRDGPSFATYFLTYQTLCEWQTPAGQKETEWTAVLLAGGVAGMAGWSVGTPMDVIKARLQMDGAREQKRYRGLVHCVTETVRVEGSTVFFKSLGINCLRAFPVNMVVFAVYELAVRVLRKPETVTHI; encoded by the exons ATGCACTTCGCCGATTTCCTCGCAGGATCTGTTGGAG GAGCCTGTGGGGTGGCAGTTGGTTACCCCTTCGACACAGTAAAA GTGAGGATCCAGACCCAAAAGCAGTTCTCTGGAATATGGCAGTGTTTTGAAAAAACCTTGGAAAAAGAAGGG GTCCATGGTTTCTTTAAGGGGATGTCCCTGCCCGTCACCACTGTGTCCATGACATCCTCGGTGGTGTTCGGGACCTACAGGAACTGCCTGCAGTGCCTCAGTCAGTTCCACGGCCTCGGGGCCCCCAACACCAAGCTGGACGTCTTCCTGTCTGGACTGGCCGGGGGAGTGGCCCAG TGTCAGACGGAGTCCatgcgtggtggtggtggtcgtgGTGGCACTAACCTGGCCAAGCCGAAATACCGCGGCCCCGTCCACTGCCTGGTGTCCATCGTGTGCGAGGACGGGCCACGGGGCCTGTATAAGGGGGCCCTGCCACTGGCCCTCAGGGACGGCCCCTCCTTCGCCACCTACTTCCTCACCTACCAGACGCTGTGCGAGTGGCAGACGCCCGCCGGACAGAAGGAAACAG AGTGGACTGCTGTGCTGTTGGCGGGAGGGGTGGCTGGCATGGCCGGCTGGTCGGTCGGCACGCCCATGGATGTCATCAAAGCTCGCCTGCAGATGGACGGTGCGCGGGAGCAGAAGAGGTACCGCGGCCTTGTCCACTGCGTGACGGAGACCGTGCGCGTGGAGGGTTCGACCGTGTTCTTCAAGAGCCTGGGCATCAACTGCCTGCGCGCCTTCCCAGTCAACATGGTGGTGTTCGCCGTGTACGAGCTTGCCGTCCGCGTCCTCCGCAAACcagagacagtcacacacatctga
- the slc25a47a gene encoding solute carrier family 25 member 47-A isoform X1 gives MHFADFLAGSVGGACGVAVGYPFDTVKVRIQTQKQFSGIWQCFEKTLEKEGVHGFFKGMSLPVTTVSMTSSVVFGTYRNCLQCLSQFHGLGAPNTKLDVFLSGLAGGVAQISVMSPGDIVKVRLQCQTESMRGGGGRGGTNLAKPKYRGPVHCLVSIVCEDGPRGLYKGALPLALRDGPSFATYFLTYQTLCEWQTPAGQKETEWTAVLLAGGVAGMAGWSVGTPMDVIKARLQMDGAREQKRYRGLVHCVTETVRVEGSTVFFKSLGINCLRAFPVNMVVFAVYELAVRVLRKPETVTHI, from the exons ATGCACTTCGCCGATTTCCTCGCAGGATCTGTTGGAG GAGCCTGTGGGGTGGCAGTTGGTTACCCCTTCGACACAGTAAAA GTGAGGATCCAGACCCAAAAGCAGTTCTCTGGAATATGGCAGTGTTTTGAAAAAACCTTGGAAAAAGAAGGG GTCCATGGTTTCTTTAAGGGGATGTCCCTGCCCGTCACCACTGTGTCCATGACATCCTCGGTGGTGTTCGGGACCTACAGGAACTGCCTGCAGTGCCTCAGTCAGTTCCACGGCCTCGGGGCCCCCAACACCAAGCTGGACGTCTTCCTGTCTGGACTGGCCGGGGGAGTGGCCCAG atCTCGGTCATGTCGCCGGGTGACATTGTGAAGGTCCGTTTGCAGTGTCAGACGGAGTCCatgcgtggtggtggtggtcgtgGTGGCACTAACCTGGCCAAGCCGAAATACCGCGGCCCCGTCCACTGCCTGGTGTCCATCGTGTGCGAGGACGGGCCACGGGGCCTGTATAAGGGGGCCCTGCCACTGGCCCTCAGGGACGGCCCCTCCTTCGCCACCTACTTCCTCACCTACCAGACGCTGTGCGAGTGGCAGACGCCCGCCGGACAGAAGGAAACAG AGTGGACTGCTGTGCTGTTGGCGGGAGGGGTGGCTGGCATGGCCGGCTGGTCGGTCGGCACGCCCATGGATGTCATCAAAGCTCGCCTGCAGATGGACGGTGCGCGGGAGCAGAAGAGGTACCGCGGCCTTGTCCACTGCGTGACGGAGACCGTGCGCGTGGAGGGTTCGACCGTGTTCTTCAAGAGCCTGGGCATCAACTGCCTGCGCGCCTTCCCAGTCAACATGGTGGTGTTCGCCGTGTACGAGCTTGCCGTCCGCGTCCTCCGCAAACcagagacagtcacacacatctga
- the slc25a47a gene encoding solute carrier family 25 member 47-A isoform X3, with protein MSLPVTTVSMTSSVVFGTYRNCLQCLSQFHGLGAPNTKLDVFLSGLAGGVAQISVMSPGDIVKVRLQCQTESMRGGGGRGGTNLAKPKYRGPVHCLVSIVCEDGPRGLYKGALPLALRDGPSFATYFLTYQTLCEWQTPAGQKETEWTAVLLAGGVAGMAGWSVGTPMDVIKARLQMDGAREQKRYRGLVHCVTETVRVEGSTVFFKSLGINCLRAFPVNMVVFAVYELAVRVLRKPETVTHI; from the exons ATGTCCCTGCCCGTCACCACTGTGTCCATGACATCCTCGGTGGTGTTCGGGACCTACAGGAACTGCCTGCAGTGCCTCAGTCAGTTCCACGGCCTCGGGGCCCCCAACACCAAGCTGGACGTCTTCCTGTCTGGACTGGCCGGGGGAGTGGCCCAG atCTCGGTCATGTCGCCGGGTGACATTGTGAAGGTCCGTTTGCAGTGTCAGACGGAGTCCatgcgtggtggtggtggtcgtgGTGGCACTAACCTGGCCAAGCCGAAATACCGCGGCCCCGTCCACTGCCTGGTGTCCATCGTGTGCGAGGACGGGCCACGGGGCCTGTATAAGGGGGCCCTGCCACTGGCCCTCAGGGACGGCCCCTCCTTCGCCACCTACTTCCTCACCTACCAGACGCTGTGCGAGTGGCAGACGCCCGCCGGACAGAAGGAAACAG AGTGGACTGCTGTGCTGTTGGCGGGAGGGGTGGCTGGCATGGCCGGCTGGTCGGTCGGCACGCCCATGGATGTCATCAAAGCTCGCCTGCAGATGGACGGTGCGCGGGAGCAGAAGAGGTACCGCGGCCTTGTCCACTGCGTGACGGAGACCGTGCGCGTGGAGGGTTCGACCGTGTTCTTCAAGAGCCTGGGCATCAACTGCCTGCGCGCCTTCCCAGTCAACATGGTGGTGTTCGCCGTGTACGAGCTTGCCGTCCGCGTCCTCCGCAAACcagagacagtcacacacatctga